The following coding sequences are from one Polyodon spathula isolate WHYD16114869_AA chromosome 7, ASM1765450v1, whole genome shotgun sequence window:
- the LOC121318720 gene encoding integumentary mucin C.1-like isoform X4: MKKAKDMPEGERTIVLRQMKVRTALKGDFSWINNKNTDEEDEEEEGLAKDVPVKSSHSNGVSSAPSDSSSTSESSPASQKPSPSGYIIRGVFTKTNDTTQAFPTSTSSYGESVRSSNTSTPQYSPLNKRSAEHYKQIAPHSVRSKAVSPAPEEPPSSTEEHTKRTEAANSVIKSSAPKERSYVLSAVNKYSSPEKLDIPSKDTSFSFVAKRVEISDEEPEENCDTSPRIAPKISLNQKPTAAPRKLSPNTETKTQTTVMKKETVFDIPKNTFSTESKSPSTERKTQNTVTKETVFDTPKNLISAESKTKSSQDTKSLWDKWDKPAATETAITTVTQKSSLDTKSAWDKWDVPTATEITTTTVTQKSSQDTKSQWDKWDLPAATETTTTTVTEKSSQDIKSLWDKWDKPAATETAITTVTEKSPNTETKTQTTIVIKETLNEPQKNPFLTETKTKSPSTETKTQTTFTKKETIFDIPKNSFSTESKSPSTETKTQTTFTKKETIFDIPKNSFSTESKSPSTETKTQTTVTKETVFDTPKNPVTTESKTKSSQDTKSLWDKWDKPAATETAITTVTEKSSLDTKSAWDKWDVPTATEITTTTVTQKSSQDAKSQWDKWDLPAATETTTTVTEKSSQDIKSLWDKWDKPGATETAITTVTEKSSLDTKSAWDKWDVPTATEITTTTVTQKREADTVIPTWRVMDITKNMSVSTQQQSPSIQTQTTFTKKETVFETEPVTESFDMEENNSVTTIHTTKYQTEDPVQKTFDSSDLTNIINTDTTTHQSKSPDPEYKKIVMVKEYVNSTGFNPSEYSSINKYDNITYSHSNYSYSSPSATYRSSGTSCSYCGEMVGDDARITIEHLNIYSHPSCFKCGVCSKPMGELLESMYIHGGQVHCDSCYDQVF; encoded by the exons ATGAAAAAAG cAAAAGACATGCCGGAGGGGGAGAGGACGATTGTGCTCCGGCAGATGAAGGTGCGGACGGCTCTGAAGGGGGATTTCAGCTGGatcaacaataaaaacactgatGAAGAAGATGAGGAAGAAGAAGGCTTGGCCAA GGATGTGCCAGTAAAATCGTCCCATTCCAATGGAGTCTCTTCAGCGCCCTCTGACTCCTCCAGCACTTCCGAAAG CAGTCCAGCAAGCCAGAAGCCTTCACCTTCAGGATACATAATCAG aggtgttTTTACTAAAACAAACGATACCACCCAGGCATTCCCAACCTCAACCTCATCGTATGGCGAAAG TGTGAGAAGCTCCAACACTTCTACTCCACAGTACTCCCCGCTTAACAAGAGATCCGCTGAGCACTATAAGCAAAT AGCTCCACATAGTGTGCGTTCCAAAGCAGTCAGCCCTGCCCCTGAGGAACCCCCCTCTTCTACAGAGGAGCACACCAAGAG GACGGAGGCTGCCAACAGTGTCATAAAGAGTTCAGCACCCAAGGAACGCTCATACGTCTTATCAGCAGTGAACAAATACAG cagtcCTGAAAAGCTGGATATCCCATCTAAAGACACCTCCTTTTCTTTTGTGGCTAAaag GGTGGAGATCAGCGATGAAGAGCCAGAAGAGAACTGTGACACGTCACCACGGATCGCACCAAAAATCAGCTTGAACCAGAAACCAACTGCCGCCCCTCGCAAGCTCAG CcccaatacagaaacaaaaacacagaccacTGTCATGAAGAAGGAAACAGTGTTTGACATTCCAAAAAATACTTTCTCAACTGAATCAAAGAG TCCCAgcactgaaagaaaaacacagaacactgtCACAAAGGAAACAGTGTTTGACACTCCAAAAAACCTTATCTCAGCAGAATCAAAGACAAAGAG ctCACAAGACACTAAGTCACTGTGGGACAAGTGGGATAAACCTGCAGCCACTGAGACAGCAATCACAACTGTCACTCAGAAAAG CTCACTTGACACTAAATCAGCCTGGGACAAGTGGGATGTTCCCACAGCCACTGAGATTACAACCACAACTGTCACTCAGAAAAG ctcaCAGGACACAAAGTCACAGTGGGATAAATGGGATTTACCAGCAGCCACTGAGACTACCACCACAACTGTCACTGAGAAAAG ctCACAAGACATTAAGTCACTGTGGGACAAGTGGGATAAACCTGCAGCCACTGAGACAGCAATCACAACTGTCACTGAGAAAAG CcccaacacagaaacaaaaacacaaaccaccaTCGTAATAAAGGAAACATTGAATGAACCTCAAAAAAATCCTTTCTTAACTGAAACAAAGACAAAGAG CCCcagcacagaaacaaaaacacagaccacTTTCACGAAAAAGGAAACAATATTCGACATTCCAAAAAATTCTTTCTCAACTGAATCAAAGAG CCCcagcacagaaacaaaaacacagaccacTTTCACGAAAAAGGAAACAATATTCGACATTCCAAAAAATTCTTTCTCAACTGAATCAAAGAG TCCCagcactgaaacaaaaacacagaccacTGTCACGAAGGAAACAGTGTTTGACACTCCAAAAAACCCTGTCACAACAGAATCAAAGACAAAGAG ctCACAAGACACTAAGTCACTGTGGGACAAGTGGGATAAACCTGCAGCCACTGAGACAGCAATCACAACTGTCACTGAGAAAAG CTCACTTGACACTAAGTCAGCCTGGGACAAGTGGGATGTTCCCACAGCCACTGAGATTACAACCACAACTGTCACTCAGAAAAG ctcaCAGGACGCAAAGTCACAGTGGGATAAATGGGAtttacctgcagccactgagacTACTACTACTGTCACTGAGAAAAG ctcACAAGACATTAAGTCACTGTGGGACAAGTGGGATAAACCTGGAGCCACAGAGACAGCAATCACAACTGTCACTGAGAAAAG CTCACTTGACACTAAGTCAGCCTGGGACAAGTGGGATGTTCCCACAGCCACTGAGATTACAACCACAACTGTCACTCAGAAAAG AGAGGCTGACACTGTCATTCCTACCTGGCGAGTCATGGACATCACCAAGAATATGAGTGTCTCCACCCAGCAGCAAAG ccCCAGCATACAAACTCAGACCACCTTCACAAAGAAGGAAACAGTGTTTGAGACTGAACCTGtgacagagag CTTCGACATGGAAGAGAATAATTCTGTCACAACTATTCATAcaacaaaatatcaaacagaagaCCCAGTCCAAAAAAC ATTTGACAGCAGCGATCTGACTAATATCATAAATACAGATACAACAACACATCAGTCCAAATCTCCTGACCCAGAATACAAAAA GATAGTGATGGTGAAGGAGTATGTGAATTCAACAGGGTTTAATCCCTCAGAGTACAGCAG cataAACAAGTATGACAACATCACCTACAGCCACTCAAACTATTCCTACAGCAGCCCTTCGGCGACGTATAGAAG TTCAGGAACATCTTGCTCGTACTGCGGGGAAATGGTTGGAGATGATGCCAGAATCACAATTGAGCATCTCAACATTTACAGCCATCCATCTTGTTTTAAG TGTGGAGTGTGCAGCAAGCCCATGGGTGAGTTACTGGAGAGCATGTACATTCACGGCGGCCAGGTGCACTGTGACAGCTGCTATGACCAGGTCTTTTAG
- the LOC121318720 gene encoding integumentary mucin C.1-like isoform X3 codes for MKKAKDMPEGERTIVLRQMKVRTALKGDFSWINNKNTDEEDEEEEGLAKDVPVKSSHSNGVSSAPSDSSSTSERGVFTKTNDTTQAFPTSTSSYGESVRSSNTSTPQYSPLNKRSAEHYKQIAPHSVRSKAVSPAPEEPPSSTEEHTKRTEAANSVIKSSAPKERSYVLSAVNKYSSPEKLDIPSKDTSFSFVAKRVEISDEEPEENCDTSPRIAPKISLNQKPTAAPRKLSPNTETKTQTTVMKKETVFDIPKNTFSTESKSPSTERKTQNTVTKETVFDTPKNLISAESKTKSSQDTKSLWDKWDKPAATETAITTVTQKSSLDTKSAWDKWDVPTATEITTTTVTQKSSQDTKSQWDKWDLPAATETTTTTVTEKSSQDIKSLWDKWDKPAATETAITTVTEKSPNTETKTQTTIVIKETLNEPQKNPFLTETKTKSPSTETKTQTTFTKKETIFDIPKNSFSTESKSPSTETKTQTTFTKKETIFDIPKNSFSTESKSPSTETKTQTTVTKETVFDTPKNPVTTESKTKSSQDTKSLWDKWDKPAATETAITTVTEKSSLDTKSAWDKWDVPTATEITTTTVTQKSSQDAKSQWDKWDLPAATETTTTVTEKSSQDIKSLWDKWDKPGATETAITTVTEKSSLDTKSAWDKWDVPTATEITTTTVTQKREADTVIPTWRVMDITKNMSVSTQQQSPSIQTQTTFTKKETVFETEPVTESAFTIAKETKQDPPTASDLISFDMEENNSVTTIHTTKYQTEDPVQKTFDSSDLTNIINTDTTTHQSKSPDPEYKKIVMVKEYVNSTGFNPSEYSSINKYDNITYSHSNYSYSSPSATYRSSGTSCSYCGEMVGDDARITIEHLNIYSHPSCFKCGVCSKPMGELLESMYIHGGQVHCDSCYDQVF; via the exons ATGAAAAAAG cAAAAGACATGCCGGAGGGGGAGAGGACGATTGTGCTCCGGCAGATGAAGGTGCGGACGGCTCTGAAGGGGGATTTCAGCTGGatcaacaataaaaacactgatGAAGAAGATGAGGAAGAAGAAGGCTTGGCCAA GGATGTGCCAGTAAAATCGTCCCATTCCAATGGAGTCTCTTCAGCGCCCTCTGACTCCTCCAGCACTTCCGAAAG aggtgttTTTACTAAAACAAACGATACCACCCAGGCATTCCCAACCTCAACCTCATCGTATGGCGAAAG TGTGAGAAGCTCCAACACTTCTACTCCACAGTACTCCCCGCTTAACAAGAGATCCGCTGAGCACTATAAGCAAAT AGCTCCACATAGTGTGCGTTCCAAAGCAGTCAGCCCTGCCCCTGAGGAACCCCCCTCTTCTACAGAGGAGCACACCAAGAG GACGGAGGCTGCCAACAGTGTCATAAAGAGTTCAGCACCCAAGGAACGCTCATACGTCTTATCAGCAGTGAACAAATACAG cagtcCTGAAAAGCTGGATATCCCATCTAAAGACACCTCCTTTTCTTTTGTGGCTAAaag GGTGGAGATCAGCGATGAAGAGCCAGAAGAGAACTGTGACACGTCACCACGGATCGCACCAAAAATCAGCTTGAACCAGAAACCAACTGCCGCCCCTCGCAAGCTCAG CcccaatacagaaacaaaaacacagaccacTGTCATGAAGAAGGAAACAGTGTTTGACATTCCAAAAAATACTTTCTCAACTGAATCAAAGAG TCCCAgcactgaaagaaaaacacagaacactgtCACAAAGGAAACAGTGTTTGACACTCCAAAAAACCTTATCTCAGCAGAATCAAAGACAAAGAG ctCACAAGACACTAAGTCACTGTGGGACAAGTGGGATAAACCTGCAGCCACTGAGACAGCAATCACAACTGTCACTCAGAAAAG CTCACTTGACACTAAATCAGCCTGGGACAAGTGGGATGTTCCCACAGCCACTGAGATTACAACCACAACTGTCACTCAGAAAAG ctcaCAGGACACAAAGTCACAGTGGGATAAATGGGATTTACCAGCAGCCACTGAGACTACCACCACAACTGTCACTGAGAAAAG ctCACAAGACATTAAGTCACTGTGGGACAAGTGGGATAAACCTGCAGCCACTGAGACAGCAATCACAACTGTCACTGAGAAAAG CcccaacacagaaacaaaaacacaaaccaccaTCGTAATAAAGGAAACATTGAATGAACCTCAAAAAAATCCTTTCTTAACTGAAACAAAGACAAAGAG CCCcagcacagaaacaaaaacacagaccacTTTCACGAAAAAGGAAACAATATTCGACATTCCAAAAAATTCTTTCTCAACTGAATCAAAGAG CCCcagcacagaaacaaaaacacagaccacTTTCACGAAAAAGGAAACAATATTCGACATTCCAAAAAATTCTTTCTCAACTGAATCAAAGAG TCCCagcactgaaacaaaaacacagaccacTGTCACGAAGGAAACAGTGTTTGACACTCCAAAAAACCCTGTCACAACAGAATCAAAGACAAAGAG ctCACAAGACACTAAGTCACTGTGGGACAAGTGGGATAAACCTGCAGCCACTGAGACAGCAATCACAACTGTCACTGAGAAAAG CTCACTTGACACTAAGTCAGCCTGGGACAAGTGGGATGTTCCCACAGCCACTGAGATTACAACCACAACTGTCACTCAGAAAAG ctcaCAGGACGCAAAGTCACAGTGGGATAAATGGGAtttacctgcagccactgagacTACTACTACTGTCACTGAGAAAAG ctcACAAGACATTAAGTCACTGTGGGACAAGTGGGATAAACCTGGAGCCACAGAGACAGCAATCACAACTGTCACTGAGAAAAG CTCACTTGACACTAAGTCAGCCTGGGACAAGTGGGATGTTCCCACAGCCACTGAGATTACAACCACAACTGTCACTCAGAAAAG AGAGGCTGACACTGTCATTCCTACCTGGCGAGTCATGGACATCACCAAGAATATGAGTGTCTCCACCCAGCAGCAAAG ccCCAGCATACAAACTCAGACCACCTTCACAAAGAAGGAAACAGTGTTTGAGACTGAACCTGtgacagagag tgcCTTCACAATTGCTAAAGAGACCAAGCAAGATCCCCCGACTGCCTCTGATTTAATCAG CTTCGACATGGAAGAGAATAATTCTGTCACAACTATTCATAcaacaaaatatcaaacagaagaCCCAGTCCAAAAAAC ATTTGACAGCAGCGATCTGACTAATATCATAAATACAGATACAACAACACATCAGTCCAAATCTCCTGACCCAGAATACAAAAA GATAGTGATGGTGAAGGAGTATGTGAATTCAACAGGGTTTAATCCCTCAGAGTACAGCAG cataAACAAGTATGACAACATCACCTACAGCCACTCAAACTATTCCTACAGCAGCCCTTCGGCGACGTATAGAAG TTCAGGAACATCTTGCTCGTACTGCGGGGAAATGGTTGGAGATGATGCCAGAATCACAATTGAGCATCTCAACATTTACAGCCATCCATCTTGTTTTAAG TGTGGAGTGTGCAGCAAGCCCATGGGTGAGTTACTGGAGAGCATGTACATTCACGGCGGCCAGGTGCACTGTGACAGCTGCTATGACCAGGTCTTTTAG